From the Pirellulales bacterium genome, the window TGCCGCGTTGGCGAGCGAACTCGGAATGCCGTGGAACATTGTTCGTGGTGTCGGCGTGATCGCGCGCGCTATCGGACTGGTCGGTCACATTCGTGAAGAGCTCAAAAACCCACTCGCACGGGAGATAAAGACGCGTACGGAGGAAGAAGCCACGTCACACCTGCGTTGAGGTTGCCCGTACCGTGCTCGGCCCCGCGGCGGACACTTTCGTCGCCGACGCAATCGTTACGGCGGGCTAGGTTTGATCGTGCTCGCTCGCAGCGTCGGCCGGGGGAAAATGCCAAAATAACCGCGCACTGAGAGGCTCGTCGTGTAGCCAGATGTTAGCGAAACCGAATTTGTTCATTTGTCGTCGACCGTTGTTCCAAATGGAACGGATGACGACCCGGCTTCCGGCAAGCAAGTGGTGTTGAGCTACGATCCCGCCACCAAGACCGCGGGCGGACTAGTCCTCGATAGGGGGCGTATAGTGACGAACGCTTCGCTGATCAGCCATGAAAATTGCCCGCTAATTCTCAGAAATTCTCTGATCTCTCGAGTAGGGAACTTGGCCGTAGATCCCCAGTAGCATTGGACTAATGGCAGAGCGCGCTCCGAAAACTGGTCGGAATTCTAAAAATCCCTCTTCTTTTCCCTGTTACCAGGGAATTTGAAGTGGAGACGGGTTCGACTATGACTGCGTCCGCCGCCACGCACTCTGTGCGTTACACAGAGACCATGCCAAGACCGAAGCTGCACCTTCATTCCTAAAAACGTTGCCTCGGAATGTTCAACCGCGACCTTGACTGTGCCTTCGGCTGTTGGGATCGCGTGCAAAATGCATAGCTCGTCATTCTCGCCGTAACCAACTATCTTCGCGGGCGTTCCTCTTGCCCATTCAATGAGCTGGGGTGTGTCACAGAAGCCCAGTCGATCTCTTTCGGATGGCTGGCCAGATGAATGGCGCGTCACTTCGGCGAGCGGGCGAGAATTGTCTCAATCTTTTTCGCGCCGCTCTCACCTTTTTCGGCCCTATTCCATTGATCGACGATCATCGCCTTGAACATGGTCACTGCCTCAGGAGCGGAAGTGACCATTGCGATCCCTGCGGAAATATTTGGGTGGTCACCCAATCGGTAGGGACTCATCGAAACAAAAGTAGCTGTAGTCTTTTCGAAGACTTGAAAGGTCTGCTCTGCAGCGAAATGGTCGACAACGCCAATTTGCGTTCCGATCGGTTGTTTCCTGAAGATTTCGACAACTCGCTCTACTTCGCGTCTCGCCAATGCGCGCCGCTTCTTGACCACATTAGGAGGAAGGCCGTATCGGCCGACAAGGCCAGAGTTCAAGAGGCGTTCGATAGTTTCAGAATTCACAATGCTGACCATTGGGGGAGGGCGACGTACTGAGCCGCCGCGACGCTCCCGCAAGATATTCAATACGCGCTCCACGTAGTCTACGAGCTTTGCATGGTCGGAATTTTCGTTTGGAATGGCTTCCAGAAGCATTGTACGCAAGTGTCCAACATACTCATCGGACAAAAGCAGAAATGATATTGGCGTGAAGTTACCAAGAACCTGGACGACATTCTCTTCAAGCTGACGCATGCGTTCAAAAAAGCTGGCCGCATTTTTGTAATACTCAACGCCTACGCCCATCAAAGATGGAAGAGAAACGTCAAGAAGCTCGGCCAGTTTCGCTAGCGTCTCGATCTTTACTAGTTCGCCCTTCTCGAGGCGATACAAGGCTGCGCGCGAAACTCCAATCTTCTCAGCCATGTCTGAAGCTGAGATGCCCTTACCCATCCGGTAAGCGCGTAGCCGATTCCCGATCTCTTCCCACGGTGCCATTGCGTTCGTTGCTGCTTTAAACCGTCTGCAAAGGGTTGTTACCGAAGGAGCTTTTAGGCGCAGCGGTAGCTAATAGCACGTCCGGTGTCGGCGGCGCGCTCTTGACGCAACATTTGTAAACTGTCCTTTTATTCGCGTTCGTATCAATAATTAGACCCTCATTACGCATAATATAAGAGCCATTCAGGCCGGGCCTCTGTTGCCTCTTGCGACTCGTCTAAAAATTGATACGGTCCCTCGGCTCGATGAGGAGCAGCCCACAGGCTTTGTCCGCATTTAAACCAGTGAGACACATCCATCATGCCAGCTTCAGTCCGGCTTGAAAAAGATACTCTCGGCGAACGCAGTGTCCCCCTGGACGCCTTATATGGTTCACAGACGGATCGTGCGGTCGAGAATTTTCCCATTTCCGGACGGACATTGGCGGAATGGCCGGTATTTCCCTGGGCCCTTGCATGCGTGAAAGAGGCGTGTGCGTTTGCAAACCTGTCGCTAGGCAAGTTGTCGGAGAAGAAGTACAGCGCGATTGTTGCGGCCTGCGCGGCGGTTCGTTCCGGTGCGCATGATCGCGAGTTTGCTGTCGATGTCTTTCAGGGTGGAGCTGGTACTTCAACGAACATGAACGCGAATGAGGTGATCGCGAACCTCGCACTAAAATCGTTGGGCTTCAGGCCGGGTGAATACAGCGCGTTGCATCCCATCGACGATGTGAACTTGTCGCAATCCACCAACGACGTTTATCCGACGGCTGCACGGCTAGCTGCATTCAAGTCTGGAGAAGTGCTCACAGAAGAGCTTTC encodes:
- a CDS encoding helix-turn-helix transcriptional regulator, with the protein product MAPWEEIGNRLRAYRMGKGISASDMAEKIGVSRAALYRLEKGELVKIETLAKLAELLDVSLPSLMGVGVEYYKNAASFFERMRQLEENVVQVLGNFTPISFLLLSDEYVGHLRTMLLEAIPNENSDHAKLVDYVERVLNILRERRGGSVRRPPPMVSIVNSETIERLLNSGLVGRYGLPPNVVKKRRALARREVERVVEIFRKQPIGTQIGVVDHFAAEQTFQVFEKTTATFVSMSPYRLGDHPNISAGIAMVTSAPEAVTMFKAMIVDQWNRAEKGESGAKKIETILARSPK